A genomic window from Brevibacillus agri includes:
- a CDS encoding ABC transporter substrate-binding protein encodes MFLHPLECAKETFFVLQRMERQQYGLQQEHPPVWKDGHHLLYVQEGEGILRVDGDPLLLKPGKIVLLAPDCCVEVEGRSCKPLSLYDFSFTYTVASDTPAQSKKAKAVFSPGHHALSAQAAARFAQLLEQMEQLAETEEPLAKWKQSILFQEIMYLAVSDPLTTEETGGTREAIEKVLLYVQQHYQEDISLKEVAQMHGISASNFSSVFKKHVGLNPLDYVTQLRMAQAQRKLKASQPIELVARQVGFKDPLYFSRIFKRTVGVTPSAYRKQSQTDKIVTLLPHLNDYLLALGVKPFATLPYGGNDQVDGYLPYLARELSETKLTGSWNKPDMDELAEAKPGLILGSNWFHINLESVKKIAPTIPIILRDDWQSLLLELARFFGKGEEGKHWMRRYEQKVNQAKALLSLSKARDESVMILTVTCNEYRVYGGRRQLGKVLYEDLRLTPPAGISTKTHYVCVTLEQIQAMNPDHIFLSTNNSNPSKEQIKALQATKAWSGLRAVQKHQVYEVESWLNGHAPIKHSLSIDVAISHLAESKQWEVSVM; translated from the coding sequence GTGTTTTTACATCCGTTAGAATGCGCAAAAGAGACGTTTTTCGTTTTACAGCGAATGGAGCGGCAGCAATACGGTTTGCAGCAGGAGCATCCTCCCGTATGGAAGGATGGGCACCATCTGCTCTACGTCCAGGAAGGAGAGGGGATCTTGCGCGTGGACGGCGACCCGCTCCTGTTAAAGCCGGGAAAAATCGTGCTGCTCGCCCCGGATTGCTGCGTAGAGGTGGAGGGCCGCTCCTGCAAGCCGCTGTCTCTCTACGATTTTTCGTTTACATATACCGTGGCGAGCGACACGCCAGCACAGTCAAAAAAAGCAAAGGCTGTCTTTTCCCCTGGCCATCACGCGCTGTCTGCCCAGGCTGCCGCTCGTTTTGCGCAGTTGCTGGAGCAAATGGAGCAGCTTGCGGAAACAGAGGAGCCGCTCGCCAAGTGGAAGCAGTCGATTTTGTTCCAGGAAATCATGTACCTCGCCGTCTCCGATCCGCTGACAACGGAAGAAACAGGCGGGACGCGGGAAGCGATTGAAAAAGTGCTGCTTTATGTGCAGCAGCATTATCAGGAGGACATTTCTTTAAAGGAAGTCGCACAGATGCACGGCATCAGCGCCTCGAATTTTTCCAGCGTGTTCAAAAAGCATGTCGGACTGAACCCGCTTGACTATGTGACACAACTGCGAATGGCCCAGGCGCAGCGAAAATTGAAGGCGAGCCAACCGATTGAGCTCGTCGCCCGGCAGGTTGGCTTCAAAGACCCGCTCTATTTCAGTCGCATTTTCAAGCGAACAGTCGGCGTCACACCGTCCGCCTATCGAAAACAGAGCCAGACGGACAAGATCGTCACGCTGCTGCCGCATTTGAACGATTACTTGCTGGCGCTTGGGGTCAAGCCGTTTGCGACGCTGCCCTACGGCGGGAATGACCAGGTGGATGGCTACTTGCCTTATCTGGCTCGCGAGTTGAGCGAGACAAAGCTGACGGGAAGCTGGAACAAGCCGGACATGGACGAGCTGGCAGAGGCGAAGCCCGGATTGATTCTCGGCTCGAACTGGTTCCACATCAATCTGGAGTCGGTGAAAAAAATCGCCCCGACCATCCCGATCATTTTGCGGGATGACTGGCAAAGCCTCTTGCTGGAACTGGCTCGTTTTTTCGGCAAAGGAGAAGAAGGGAAGCACTGGATGCGGCGATACGAGCAAAAGGTAAATCAGGCGAAGGCGCTCTTGTCCTTGTCCAAAGCCCGTGACGAGTCCGTCATGATTCTCACCGTGACTTGCAACGAATACCGGGTGTACGGCGGCAGAAGGCAACTCGGCAAGGTGCTGTACGAAGATTTGCGGTTGACACCTCCGGCGGGGATTTCGACCAAAACGCATTACGTCTGTGTGACACTCGAACAAATCCAGGCGATGAATCCCGACCACATTTTTTTGTCGACGAACAATTCCAATCCGAGCAAAGAACAGATCAAGGCCCTCCAGGCGACCAAGGCGTGGTCCGGTTTGCGGGCGGTGCAGAAACATCAGGTGTACGAGGTGGAGAGCTGGCTGAACGGTCACGCTCCGATCAAGCACAGCCTGTCCATCGACGTCGCCATCAGCCATCTGGCCGAGAGCAAGCAATGGGAGGTCTCTGTCATGTAA
- a CDS encoding ABC transporter substrate-binding protein: MISFQPFKKVISGALCLFALTAAGCGTSPAQQGAQAGVAPAPAPAQEQTIEHDMGKTVVKGDPQKILSLHPWISDFLLSLEITPSASPSSGPNSTEFTWYLKDGLKDSVNLGWQIPKPNLELIVQSSPDLIIGNQNFGELNEQLSKIAPTIFIEPVEDDQGVRKMRETYLRLAKMLKKEEIAKKKIAEYDAEVEKYRAQLKAAMADQTVMFLRVTDKELRYYSPKLFEVLYDDLGLAKPANIPDAAKSFQPLSIEKLPEVNPDHIFLLHEGGDRVSSLRETAVWKGLDAVKNNRVYEVDYDLWFQGFGPIANRLILEDATEKLLGAKANK, encoded by the coding sequence ATGATATCCTTTCAACCGTTTAAAAAAGTAATTTCCGGGGCGCTCTGCCTGTTTGCGCTGACCGCAGCGGGCTGCGGAACCAGTCCCGCTCAGCAGGGAGCGCAGGCGGGAGTAGCGCCAGCCCCGGCACCTGCCCAGGAGCAGACGATCGAGCACGATATGGGCAAAACGGTCGTCAAAGGGGACCCGCAAAAAATATTGTCGCTTCATCCATGGATCAGTGACTTTTTGCTTTCGCTGGAGATCACACCATCGGCTTCGCCAAGCTCAGGCCCCAACTCCACCGAGTTCACCTGGTATTTGAAAGACGGGCTGAAAGATTCGGTCAACCTGGGCTGGCAAATTCCGAAGCCGAACCTGGAGCTGATCGTGCAGAGCAGCCCGGATTTAATCATCGGCAACCAAAACTTCGGCGAGTTGAACGAGCAACTGTCCAAAATCGCCCCGACGATTTTCATCGAGCCGGTTGAAGATGACCAAGGCGTGCGAAAAATGCGCGAGACGTATTTGCGCCTGGCGAAGATGCTGAAAAAAGAAGAAATCGCCAAGAAAAAGATCGCGGAATACGACGCAGAAGTGGAGAAGTACCGCGCCCAGCTTAAAGCGGCGATGGCCGACCAGACCGTCATGTTCCTGCGCGTCACCGATAAAGAGCTGCGCTACTACAGTCCGAAGCTGTTCGAGGTGCTGTACGACGACCTCGGACTGGCCAAGCCGGCGAATATTCCGGATGCGGCCAAGAGCTTTCAGCCGCTCTCTATTGAAAAGCTGCCAGAGGTCAACCCGGACCATATTTTCCTGCTGCACGAAGGCGGAGACCGCGTGTCGTCCTTGCGGGAAACCGCTGTATGGAAAGGGCTGGACGCTGTGAAAAACAACCGCGTGTACGAAGTAGACTACGATCTGTGGTTCCAAGGTTTCGGCCCGATTGCGAACCGCTTGATTCTGGAAGACGCGACCGAGAAGCTGCTCGGTGCGAAAGCGAATAAATAA
- a CDS encoding non-ribosomal peptide synthetase: protein MEPINCYPLTHPQKRIWSIEQIYPDTPLHNIGGTVIIKGPVQLPALEKAVHLFIGRHEALRLRVLNRKGEPQQYVSPYEPFPLDCLDFSTGTEPQHDFANWVQAEARKPFVIENERLFYFALFRLSDREHGYLAKFHHLIADGWSINIMTDEIRERYDKLVRTEAADDQPAPSYLAYIEHERDYLSSDRFCKNRTFWKEKFRDLPDSHLEKSSDTLPGNRLTYEWSAELSTRVKEWANANNWSLNTVFVAVYLLYVHKFTGRADLVIGTPVLNRSGKQQKSMFGMFTSTMPFRFLVDDSCSVADMIGQVNRELRDCFFHQRYPYDLLIQDVELKKKGHHQLFDVCVNYYNTALDTTWDGYAVENVEFYSGQQIYSMQLVIKEWSDSGRISISFDYKTNDYTAEQIRDLFARLTALAGKIVDKPDEPIRRLTLFFADERQKLVEAYNRTDAFYPRDQTIYQLFEAQAAKTPDKLAVQHGEATLTYRQLNEKANQLARYLREQGVGRETIVGLLTTHSLETVVGLLGIGKAGGAFMPIDPDNPAERIRYLLQNSGTRLLLTNVDTADEWDFNGQVIRLPDVDCTAYASSNLQAESEPQDLVYLIYTSGSTGKPKGTMIEHRGLVNYICWAKKMYVKQDDEVFPLYSSLAFDLTITSVFTPLISGGTILVYSHTEDEYVLFRMMRENRATVVKLTPAHLSLLLDRDNRNCSVKRFIVGGENLKASLAKGIYDSFGGNIEIFNEYGPTETVVGCMIHAYDPATDTRAAVPIGKPADNVRIYVLDRHLAPVPTCAVGEVYIAGDGVARGYFHKEELTREKFIDNPFAPGERMYKTGDLGRFLPDGKLEYLGRSDQQVKIRGYRVELGEIENGLLQHPLVKEAVVLVREDKQQPAMLCAYYVAAGEIDILDWKQQLGRQLPDYLVPQYFVEVKEIPLTANGKVDARSLAKIPLPSTENSEYAAYSSEKEQQFIQTVAEVLGVRQIGRKHNFYHMGGDSIKAIQIASKLSAKGYRIKVKEMLSHPVMEEMALLVEAVEPTVVEQGLAEGSILPTPIAAWFFAQAFPKPQHYHQTVFVEISPAITADMLERALFKLVEHHDSLRMNVDARGELFYNNDHLLARFKLEQRDLTGVAPAERYGRLEQAAHELAERTDLSRDLLLKACLSQLGSTRTLLLSAHHLAVDGVSWRIILEDLNALLKRSCLGQDAALPLKTHSYQKWAEALERSGQSVGASFPCSMPRSLRCSSPGSIRRQGNIRSSCWCMSVLQRSPTSTRTSLR from the coding sequence ATGGAGCCAATCAACTGCTACCCACTGACTCATCCGCAAAAAAGAATCTGGTCAATCGAGCAAATTTATCCCGACACTCCGTTGCACAACATTGGCGGAACTGTCATCATAAAAGGCCCTGTGCAACTGCCTGCGCTTGAAAAAGCTGTTCATCTGTTTATCGGCAGACATGAAGCGTTGCGACTGCGCGTTTTGAACCGGAAGGGCGAGCCGCAGCAATACGTGAGTCCGTATGAACCTTTCCCATTGGACTGCCTAGATTTCTCAACTGGCACAGAGCCGCAGCACGACTTTGCCAACTGGGTGCAGGCGGAAGCGAGAAAGCCGTTCGTCATCGAAAACGAAAGGCTTTTTTATTTTGCCCTGTTTCGCCTCTCGGACCGCGAGCATGGCTACCTGGCCAAGTTCCATCATCTGATCGCCGATGGATGGTCGATCAACATCATGACCGACGAGATTCGCGAACGGTACGACAAGCTCGTGCGCACAGAGGCAGCAGACGACCAGCCTGCTCCAAGCTACTTGGCGTACATCGAGCACGAGCGGGACTACCTTTCGTCGGATCGCTTCTGCAAAAACCGGACGTTTTGGAAGGAGAAATTCCGCGACTTGCCCGACTCGCATCTGGAAAAAAGCTCAGACACGCTGCCGGGAAACCGCCTCACGTATGAATGGAGCGCCGAGCTGTCCACCCGGGTAAAAGAGTGGGCCAACGCGAACAACTGGTCGTTGAACACCGTTTTTGTCGCGGTGTATTTGCTGTATGTCCACAAGTTCACCGGGCGCGCGGATCTCGTGATTGGCACGCCGGTGCTCAATCGGTCTGGCAAGCAGCAAAAAAGCATGTTTGGCATGTTTACGAGCACGATGCCGTTTCGGTTTTTGGTCGACGATAGCTGCTCGGTTGCGGACATGATCGGACAGGTCAACCGGGAGCTGCGGGATTGCTTTTTCCATCAACGCTATCCGTATGACTTGCTGATCCAGGATGTGGAGCTGAAGAAAAAGGGCCACCACCAACTGTTTGATGTGTGCGTCAATTACTACAACACAGCGCTCGATACAACGTGGGACGGCTACGCGGTCGAGAATGTCGAGTTTTACAGCGGGCAGCAGATTTACTCCATGCAACTGGTCATCAAGGAATGGTCCGATTCCGGTCGCATCAGCATCAGCTTTGACTACAAAACGAACGACTACACAGCGGAGCAAATCCGCGATTTGTTCGCTCGCCTGACTGCCCTGGCCGGGAAAATCGTGGACAAGCCCGACGAGCCGATCAGGCGGTTGACGCTTTTTTTCGCGGATGAGCGGCAAAAACTGGTGGAGGCGTATAACCGAACCGATGCGTTTTATCCGCGCGACCAGACGATCTACCAACTGTTCGAAGCGCAGGCAGCCAAAACGCCGGACAAGCTCGCGGTGCAGCATGGCGAAGCGACTTTGACCTACCGCCAACTGAATGAAAAAGCCAATCAGCTTGCCAGATATTTGCGCGAGCAAGGAGTCGGGCGGGAAACGATTGTAGGCCTTTTGACCACGCATTCGCTGGAAACGGTGGTCGGGCTGCTCGGCATCGGAAAAGCGGGCGGAGCGTTCATGCCCATCGACCCTGACAATCCTGCCGAGCGGATTCGCTACCTGCTGCAAAACTCCGGCACCAGGCTTTTGCTGACGAATGTGGACACAGCGGACGAGTGGGACTTCAACGGACAAGTCATCCGCCTGCCGGACGTCGACTGCACAGCGTATGCATCGTCCAACCTGCAGGCGGAGAGCGAGCCTCAAGACCTGGTCTACCTGATTTATACATCCGGCTCTACCGGAAAGCCCAAAGGCACGATGATCGAGCATCGCGGGCTGGTCAACTATATTTGCTGGGCCAAAAAAATGTATGTCAAGCAGGACGACGAAGTGTTCCCGCTCTATTCGTCGTTGGCGTTCGACTTGACGATTACGTCCGTCTTTACCCCGCTCATTAGCGGCGGAACGATTTTGGTTTACAGCCACACAGAAGACGAGTACGTGCTGTTCCGCATGATGCGCGAGAACAGAGCGACAGTCGTCAAGCTTACGCCTGCGCATTTGTCGTTGCTGCTGGATCGGGACAACCGGAATTGTTCGGTGAAACGATTCATCGTCGGCGGGGAAAATTTGAAGGCCAGCCTCGCCAAAGGTATCTATGACAGCTTCGGCGGCAACATCGAAATTTTCAACGAATACGGGCCGACCGAGACGGTAGTCGGGTGCATGATTCACGCTTATGATCCCGCGACGGACACGCGAGCGGCTGTGCCCATTGGCAAGCCGGCCGACAACGTCCGCATTTACGTACTGGACAGGCACCTGGCTCCTGTCCCGACCTGCGCCGTCGGGGAAGTGTACATTGCCGGCGACGGGGTGGCGAGAGGGTATTTTCACAAGGAAGAGCTGACCCGCGAAAAGTTTATCGACAACCCGTTCGCGCCTGGCGAGCGGATGTACAAGACGGGAGACCTCGGCCGATTTTTGCCGGATGGCAAGCTGGAGTATTTGGGCAGGAGCGACCAGCAAGTCAAGATCAGGGGCTACCGGGTCGAATTGGGAGAAATCGAAAACGGGTTGCTTCAGCACCCGCTCGTAAAAGAGGCGGTTGTCCTCGTGCGGGAAGACAAGCAGCAACCCGCAATGCTGTGTGCGTATTACGTCGCGGCGGGCGAGATCGACATTTTGGACTGGAAGCAGCAGTTGGGGCGGCAGTTGCCGGATTACCTTGTCCCGCAATATTTTGTAGAGGTAAAGGAAATTCCGCTCACAGCAAACGGCAAAGTCGATGCGCGCTCCTTGGCAAAAATCCCTTTGCCGAGTACAGAAAACAGCGAATATGCCGCTTATTCGAGCGAGAAAGAGCAGCAGTTCATCCAGACCGTGGCAGAAGTCCTCGGCGTTCGGCAGATCGGCCGGAAGCACAACTTTTACCATATGGGCGGAGACTCGATCAAAGCAATTCAGATTGCTTCCAAGCTGAGCGCCAAAGGCTACCGGATCAAAGTCAAAGAGATGCTGTCCCACCCTGTCATGGAAGAGATGGCGCTGCTTGTGGAAGCAGTAGAGCCAACCGTTGTCGAGCAGGGGCTGGCTGAGGGCAGCATTTTGCCTACGCCGATTGCAGCGTGGTTTTTTGCCCAAGCATTCCCCAAGCCGCAGCATTATCATCAGACCGTCTTCGTGGAAATCAGTCCGGCGATCACGGCAGACATGCTGGAAAGAGCGCTGTTCAAGCTCGTGGAGCACCACGACAGCTTGCGGATGAACGTCGACGCGCGCGGCGAGCTGTTTTACAACAATGACCACCTGCTGGCCCGCTTCAAACTCGAACAGCGCGACTTGACAGGCGTTGCCCCTGCCGAGCGCTACGGCAGGCTGGAGCAAGCGGCGCACGAGCTGGCGGAGCGCACGGACTTGTCCCGCGACCTTTTGCTGAAAGCGTGCCTGAGTCAGTTGGGGAGCACACGCACTTTGCTGCTGTCTGCCCATCATCTCGCAGTCGATGGCGTGTCCTGGCGCATCATCCTGGAAGATTTGAACGCGCTGCTCAAGCGAAGCTGCCTCGGACAAGACGCCGCGCTTCCTTTGAAGACGCATTCGTATCAAAAATGGGCGGAGGCGTTGGAGCGCTCTGGGCAAAGCGTGGGAGCCAGCTTTCCTTGCTCGATGCCGCGGAGCTTGCGCTGCTCGTCACCGGGTTCAATCAGACGGCAGGGGAATATCCGCAGCAGTTGCTGGTGCATGAGCGTTTTGCAGCGATCGCCGACAAGCACGCGGACGAGCCTGCGGTGA